A window from Bombus fervidus isolate BK054 chromosome 12, iyBomFerv1, whole genome shotgun sequence encodes these proteins:
- the Lar gene encoding tyrosine-protein phosphatase Lar isoform X7, translating into MYGALQITASDVNDQGKYECVANNSVGTEYSKSAMLYVKVRRVAPTFSIPPPAVSEVRSGGSLNLTCVAVGSPMPYVKWKKGPSTDLTPDDNLPVGRNVLILTNVKESANYTCTAASDLGIIEVTTMVKVQALPSAPENVQVSDITATSVKLTWYYKNPEEVQYYVIQHKPKHVQQAEAEISGITTMYYHVRSLSPYTEYELTVTAVNAIGRGPASAPVTVTTGETTESTNGGTKPGTAPRKVVARPLSSSTMVIQWDEPETPNGQVTGYKVYYTTDPNQQMASWQYQLVDNSQLTTISDLTPHTIYTIRVQALTSVGPGPLSTPVQIKTQQGVPSQPEMLTAVDIGETKVTLQWNKPTHSAENILSYELYWNDTYAQEKHHRRIPVTENYTLTGLYPNTLYYVWLAARSQRGEGATTIPYPVRTKQYVPGAPPRNVSGQAISPTSILVTWEPPPADRSNGRIAYYKLQVVESGRSDSEAKVIKLNDTRFVLDELKKWTEYRIWVLAGTSVGDGPPSYPISVRTHEDVPGHPQNVTVTPINSTTIHVKWRPPTSKEQNGVIRGYHIHVQEMREEGKDLLNEPIRRDVQEDGVLEVNITGLQPDTTYSVQVAALTRKGDGDRSPPETVRTPGGVPNRPHVNVKLLSKDPDVVELEWSQPTQTYGDVLGYRIRYGIKNQTLKEEYIPGNRQHTYKITDLEERGVDYEFRVAGQNAIGFGQETVRFWYSPEGEPTGPPTNLSYFFQTPDTVCVTWDPPLRQHRNGQITGYDVQFNKKNDHSTTINRNTTKTRAVFTNLEENTEYVFHVRAHTSRGSGPYSEKITIITEKDIGRAPMSVKAVATSDTSVEVWWEPVPNRGKILGYQIFYTTTAVEDLDEWKQKTVGLTESAELVNLEKFTQYAITVAAKYKTGLGRLSEKVTVKVKPEDVPLDLRGPDSSTHSMTLTWKPPIKLNPMNYKVSFDAVKEFVDSQGITQTQIVPRRQILLDPSVTKTTINELQPFTTYNVNVSAVPRDGQYRPPAKITITTQMAAPKPMVKPDFYGVVNGEEIQVILPQASEEYGSISHYYLIVVPEDPSTANKQPDELTEDMIAGKGAKERENAPYIAAKFPHRDIPYTFHLGSGDIYEGYENRKLEKSKRYRIFVRAVVDTPRKHLYTSSPFSEYLSLDMREVPPGEPPRRPNPNTPVDGNPEVSVKTSGEEPGLLKVVCPIIAALILCVILIIIYIIRKRRQPCKAPDQAAVTRPLMAADISLNHAPSDPVEMRRLNFQTPGMASHPPIPISELGNHIERLKANDNLKFSQEYESIEPGQQFTWDHSNMEINASKNRYANVIAYDHSRVILQTIDGMSGTDYINANYCDGYRKQNAYVATQGPLQETFGDFWRMCWELRSSTIVMMTKLEERTRIKCDQYWPSRGSETYGLMTVTITDVQELATYCIRTFQISRAGYSERREIKQLQFTAWPDHGVPEHPAPFLQFLRRVRSLNPPESGPLIVHCSAGVGRTGCFIVIDSMLERIKHEKMIDIYGHVTCLRAQRNYMVQTEDQYIFIHDALYEAVICGNTEVPARNLHSHIQKLMQPEIDNITGMELEFKKLSNIKVDSSRFISANLPCNKHKNRLVHILPYECTRVCLQPQRNIEGSDYINASLIDGYRYRGAYIATQGPLCDTTDDFWRMLWEHNSTIVVMLTKLKEMGREKCHQYWPSDRSIRYQCFVVDPIAEYNMPQYILREFKVTDARDGASRTVRQFQFIDWPEQGVPKSGDGFIDFIGQVHKTKEQFGQDGPITVHCSAGVGRTGVFITLSIVLERMQYEGVVDIFQTVRILRTQRPAMVQTEDQYQFCYRASLEYLGSFDHYAN; encoded by the exons TTCGACGAGTTGCACCAACTTTTTCGATTCCTCCGCCCGCCGTCAGCGAAGTAAGATCCGGTGGATCTTTGAATTTGACCTGCGTCGCTGTGGGTTCTCCGATGCCGTATGTCAAATGGAAGAAAGGTCCATCCACGGATCTCACTCCGGATGACAATCTGCCAGTCGGTAGAAACGTACTGATACTCACAAACGTGAAGGAGTCTGCTAACTACACCTGCACAGCTGCCAGCGATCTCGGAATCATCGAAGTCACGACGATGGTGAAAGTTCAAG CCTTGCCGAGTGCTCCGGAGAACGTTCAAGTGTCCGACATCACCGCCACTTCGGTGAAGCTCACATGGTACTACAAAAATCCGGAGGAAGTGCAATACTACGTGATTCAACATAAGCCGAAGCACGTGCAACAAGCCGAAGCCGAAATATCGGGCATCACTACCATGTACTATCATGTTCGGAGTCTGAGCCCTTACACCGAGTACGAGCTTACCGTGACAGCCGTGAACGCCATTGGGCGTGGTCCCGCGAGTGCCCCTGTGACAGTCACCACTGGAGAAACGA CGGAATCGACAAATGGAGGTACCA AACCCGGTACTGCACCACGGAAGGTGGTCGCCCGCCCATTGAGCTCCAGCACAATGGTCATACAATGGGACGAGCCAGAAACGCCAAACGGACAAGTGACG GGATACAAAGTATATTATACGACGGATCCGAATCAACAAATGGCCTCTTGGCAGTACCAGCTGGTGGACAATAGCCAGCTAACCACGATCTCGGATTTAACGCCGCACACGATATACACGATTCGAGTGCAGGCGCTGACAAGCGTCGGTCCCGGTCCGCTGAGTACACCTGTTCAGATAAAGACGCAACAAGGGGTACCGAGTCAACCGGAAATGTTGACCGCGGTAGATATCGGAGAGACGAAAGTAACACTCCAGTGGAACAAACCTACTCATAGCGCGGAGAATATCCTCAGCTATGAGTTGTACTGGAACGATACTTACGCGCAG GAGAAGCATCATCGAAGGATACCAGTCACCGAGAACTACACGCTGACAGGCCTGTATCCGAACACGCTGTATTACGTTTGGTTGGCTGCGCGGAGTCAAAGGGGCGAAGGAGCTACAACGATACCATATCCGGTTCGCACGAAACAGTACG TCCCCGGGGCTCCGCCTCGCAATGTAAGCGGACAAGCGATCAGCCCGACCTCCATATTGGTAACATGGGAACCACCGCCtgccgatcgatcgaacgGGAGGATCGCGTACTACAAGCTGCAAGTCGTCGAGAGCGGACGCTCCGACTCGGAGGCGAAAGTTATCAAACTGAATGACACGCGATTCGTGTTGGACGAACTGAAAAAATGGACCGAGTACCGGATTTGGGTATTGGCCGGGACCAGCGTAGGTGATGGACCTCCGAGTTATCCTATCTCGGTCAGAACTCACGAGGACG TGCCGGGTCATCCTCAAAACGTGACGGTAACACCGATCAATTCGACCACGATACACGTGAAATGGAGACCGCCCACGTCGAAAGAACAAAACGGTGTGATAAGAGGTTATCACATACACGTGCAGGAAATGAGAGAAGAG GGAAAGGATCTGTTGAACGAGCCGATACGACGCGATGTGCAAGAAGACGGCGTGCTGGAAGTGAACATTACCGGGTTGCAACCTGACACCACGTACTCTGTACAAGTAGCGGCTCTAACGAGAAAAGGAGACGGTGATCGTTCGCCGCCAGAAACTGTCAGAACTCCCGGAGGTGTACCCAATAGACCTCATGTTAACGTGAA ACTTTTGTCCAAAGATCCCGACGTGGTTGAACTCGAGTGGTCGCAGCCTACGCAAACGTACGGCGACGTGTTGGGATATAGAATAAGATACGGAATTAAGAACCAAACGCTCAAGGAAGAGTACATTCCAGGAAACCGTCAACATACTTACAAGATCACTGATCTTG AGGAACGAGGGGTGGATTACGAGTTTAGGGTGGCTGGTCAAAACGCGATCGGATTCGGTCAGGAGACGGTGCGATTCTGGTACAGTCCCGAAGGAGAACCAACTGGCCCACCGACGAATTTATCCTACTTTTTCCAAACTCCGGACACTGTGTGTGTGACGTGGGATCCGCCTCTGCGACAGCACAGAAACGGACAGATCACCGGTTACGATGTTCAATTCAACAAGAAGAACGATCACTCTACAACCATCAACAGGAATACGACCAAGACGAGAGCAGTTTTCACGAATTTGGAGGAAAATACGGAGTACGTGTTTCACGTGAGAGCGCACACGTCTAGGGGGAGCGGGCCATATTCGGAAAAGATCACGATCATAACGGAGAAAGATATTGGCCGGGCACCGATGTCGGTAAAAGCGGTGGCCACGTCGGACACGAGCGTGGAAGTTTGGTGGGAACCGGTACCTAACCGTGGAAAGATACTTggatatcaaatattttacacaacAACCGCTGTCGAGGACCTAGACGAGTGGAAGCAAAAGACTGTTGGTCTCACCGAGTCGGCGGAACTTGTCAACTTGGAGAAATTTACTCAGTACGCGATCACGGTGGCAGCGAAATACAAGACTGGCCTTGGAAGACTCAGCGAGAAGGTAACCGTCAAGGTGAAGCCGGAGGACGTGCCTTTGGATCTAAGGGGACCGGACTCGTCCACGCACTCCATGACGCTTACCTGGAAACCGCCTATCAAACTGAACCCCATGAACTACAAGGTCTCGTTCGATGCTGTGAAAGAGTTCGTAGATTCACAAGGTATCACGCAAACGCAGATCGTGCCACGCAGACAGATACTCTTGGATCCTAGCGTGACGAAGACCACGATCAACGAACTGCAACCGTTCACCACGTACAACGTGAATGTGAGCGCGGTGCCAAGAGATGGTCAATACAGGCCACCGGCTAAGATCACCATTACTACGCAAATGGCAGCTCCGAAGCCTATGGTCAAGCCTGATTTCTATGGTGTGGTTAATGGAGAGGAGATTCAAGTGATCCTACCTCAGGCCTCCGAAGAATATGGATCGATttcgcattactatttgatcgTCGTGCCCGAGGACCCGTCAACAGCGAATAAACAACCCGACGAATTAACCGAGGACATGATCGCGGGAAAAGGGGCTAAGGAAAGGGAGAATGCTCCTTATATCGCTGCCAAGTTTCCACATAGAGATATTCCGTATACGTTCCATCTTGGCAGCGGAGATATATACGAGGGTTATGAAAATCGTAAACTTGAGAAGAGTAAACGATACAGGATCTTTGTGCGTGCTGTTGTCGACACACCGAGGAAG CATTTGTACACTTCGTCGCCCTTCTCCGAGTACCTGTCTCTCGATATGAGGGAAGTACCTCCTGGCGAGCCACCACGACGTCCCAATCCGAATACCCCGGTGGATGGAAATCCAGAGGTATCGGTGAAAACCAGCGGCGAAGAACCAGGGTTGCTGAAGGTGGTCTGTCCGATAATAGCTGCATTGATACTCTGCGTAATTCTCATCATTATCTACATTATTAGAAA ACGAAGACAACCCTGCAAAGCACCCGATCAAGCAGCAGTCACCCGACCATTAATGGCCGCTGACATCAGTTTGAATCACGCTCCATCCGATCCAGTCGAGATGCGCCgtttaaatttccaaactcCTGGCATGGCTTCTCATCCTCCAATTCCGATCAGCGAACTAGGAAACCACATCGAGCGCCTAAAAGCGAACGACAATCTAAAGTTCAGTCAGGAGTACGAGTCGATCGAGCCTGGACAACAATTCACTTGGGACCATTCCAACATGGAAATAAACGCTTCGAAGAATCGTTACGCGAACGTGATCGCCTACGATCATTCAAGGGTGATTCTGCAGACTATAGATGGCATGTCGGGCACAGATTACATAAACGCCAATTACTGCGACGGATACAGAAAACAAAATGCGTACGTAGCTACGCAAGGGCCTCTTCAAGAGACGTTTGGAGATTTCTGGCGAATGTGTTGGGAATTAAGATCGAGCACGATCGTGATGATGACAAAGCTGGAGGAACGAACGAGGATTAAGTGCGATCAGTATTGGCCTAGTAGAGGTTCTGAAACTTACGGTTTGATGACTGTGACGATCACCGACGTTCAAGAGCTGGCCACCTACTGCATTCGAACATTCCAAATATCCAGAGCGGGTTATTCCGAGAGACGCGAAATAAAGCAATTGCAATTTACGGCCTGGCCTGATCACGGTGTACCCGAGCATCCTGCGCCGTTCTTGCAGTTCTTACGCAGGGTCAGATCCCTAAATCCACCGGAAAGCGGACCGCTGATCGTGCATTGTAGCGCCGGTGTTGGAAGAACGGGTTGCTTCATCGTCATCGATTCGATGCTCGAAAGGATCAAGCACGAAAAGATGATCGACATCTATGGCCACGTGACTTGTCTACGAGCTCAAAGAAACTACATGGTCCAAACCGAGGATCAATACATTTTCATCCACGACGCGCTTTACGAGGCGGTGATCTGTGGCAACACAGAGGTGCCTGCCAGAAACTTACATTCCCACATCCAGAAGCTGATGCAGCCAGAGATCGACAATATCACTGGTATGGAACTGGAATTCAAGAAACTGTCCAACATCAAGGTAGATTCGTCGCGATTCATCTCAGCGAACCTTCCCTGCAACAAGCATAAAAATCGCTTGGTGCACATATTGCCCTACGAGTGTACCAGAGTATGCCTGCAGCCACAACGTAACATCGAAGGATCGGATTATATCAACGCCAGTCTCATCGATGGATATCGATACCGAGGTGCTTATATCGCCACTCAAGGACCCCTCTGCGACACCACAGATGATTTCTGGCGTATGCTGTGGGAGCATAATTCTACGATCGTGGTCAtgttaacgaaattaaaagagatGGGCAGAGAGAAATGCCATCAGTACTGGCCGTCCGATAGGTCAATTCGTTATCAATGCTTTGTGGTTGATCCCATCGCGGAGTACAACATGCCTCAGTACATTTTGCGAGAATTCAAAGTGACGGATGCGAGAGACGGAGCGAGTCGTACAGTCAGACAGTTCCAGTTCATCGACTGGCCTGAACAGGGTGTTCCAAAGTCCGGTGACGGGTTCATCGACTTTATTGGACAGGTGCacaaaacgaaagaacaaTTTGGTCAAGATGGACCGATAACTGTACATTGTAGCGCCGGAGTTGGAAGAACAGGCGTTTTCATCACCCTGAGCATTGTATTGGAACGTATGCAGTATGAGGGAGTCGTTGACATCTTCCAAACGGTCAGAATATTGCGCACGCAACGACCTGCTATGGTTCAAACCGAG GACCAATACCAGTTTTGCTATCGCGCCAGTTTGGAATATTTGGGTTCTTTCGATCATTACGCCAACTGA
- the Lar gene encoding tyrosine-protein phosphatase Lar isoform X8, protein MLYVKVRRVAPTFSIPPPAVSEVRSGGSLNLTCVAVGSPMPYVKWKKGPSTDLTPDDNLPVGRNVLILTNVKESANYTCTAASDLGIIEVTTMVKVQALPSAPENVQVSDITATSVKLTWYYKNPEEVQYYVIQHKPKHVQQAEAEISGITTMYYHVRSLSPYTEYELTVTAVNAIGRGPASAPVTVTTGETTESTNGGTKPGTAPRKVVARPLSSSTMVIQWDEPETPNGQVTGYKVYYTTDPNQQMASWQYQLVDNSQLTTISDLTPHTIYTIRVQALTSVGPGPLSTPVQIKTQQGVPSQPEMLTAVDIGETKVTLQWNKPTHSAENILSYELYWNDTYAQEKHHRRIPVTENYTLTGLYPNTLYYVWLAARSQRGEGATTIPYPVRTKQYVPGAPPRNVSGQAISPTSILVTWEPPPADRSNGRIAYYKLQVVESGRSDSEAKVIKLNDTRFVLDELKKWTEYRIWVLAGTSVGDGPPSYPISVRTHEDVPGHPQNVTVTPINSTTIHVKWRPPTSKEQNGVIRGYHIHVQEMREEGKDLLNEPIRRDVQEDGVLEVNITGLQPDTTYSVQVAALTRKGDGDRSPPETVRTPGGVPNRPHVNVKLLSKDPDVVELEWSQPTQTYGDVLGYRIRYGIKNQTLKEEYIPGNRQHTYKITDLEERGVDYEFRVAGQNAIGFGQETVRFWYSPEGEPTGPPTNLSYFFQTPDTVCVTWDPPLRQHRNGQITGYDVQFNKKNDHSTTINRNTTKTRAVFTNLEENTEYVFHVRAHTSRGSGPYSEKITIITEKDIGRAPMSVKAVATSDTSVEVWWEPVPNRGKILGYQIFYTTTAVEDLDEWKQKTVGLTESAELVNLEKFTQYAITVAAKYKTGLGRLSEKVTVKVKPEDVPLDLRGPDSSTHSMTLTWKPPIKLNPMNYKVSFDAVKEFVDSQGITQTQIVPRRQILLDPSVTKTTINELQPFTTYNVNVSAVPRDGQYRPPAKITITTQMAAPKPMVKPDFYGVVNGEEIQVILPQASEEYGSISHYYLIVVPEDPSTANKQPDELTEDMIAGKGAKERENAPYIAAKFPHRDIPYTFHLGSGDIYEGYENRKLEKSKRYRIFVRAVVDTPRKHLYTSSPFSEYLSLDMREVPPGEPPRRPNPNTPVDGNPEVSVKTSGEEPGLLKVVCPIIAALILCVILIIIYIIRKRRQPCKAPDQAAVTRPLMAADISLNHAPSDPVEMRRLNFQTPGMASHPPIPISELGNHIERLKANDNLKFSQEYESIEPGQQFTWDHSNMEINASKNRYANVIAYDHSRVILQTIDGMSGTDYINANYCDGYRKQNAYVATQGPLQETFGDFWRMCWELRSSTIVMMTKLEERTRIKCDQYWPSRGSETYGLMTVTITDVQELATYCIRTFQISRAGYSERREIKQLQFTAWPDHGVPEHPAPFLQFLRRVRSLNPPESGPLIVHCSAGVGRTGCFIVIDSMLERIKHEKMIDIYGHVTCLRAQRNYMVQTEDQYIFIHDALYEAVICGNTEVPARNLHSHIQKLMQPEIDNITGMELEFKKLSNIKVDSSRFISANLPCNKHKNRLVHILPYECTRVCLQPQRNIEGSDYINASLIDGYRYRGAYIATQGPLCDTTDDFWRMLWEHNSTIVVMLTKLKEMGREKCHQYWPSDRSIRYQCFVVDPIAEYNMPQYILREFKVTDARDGASRTVRQFQFIDWPEQGVPKSGDGFIDFIGQVHKTKEQFGQDGPITVHCSAGVGRTGVFITLSIVLERMQYEGVVDIFQTVRILRTQRPAMVQTEDQYQFCYRASLEYLGSFDHYAN, encoded by the exons TTCGACGAGTTGCACCAACTTTTTCGATTCCTCCGCCCGCCGTCAGCGAAGTAAGATCCGGTGGATCTTTGAATTTGACCTGCGTCGCTGTGGGTTCTCCGATGCCGTATGTCAAATGGAAGAAAGGTCCATCCACGGATCTCACTCCGGATGACAATCTGCCAGTCGGTAGAAACGTACTGATACTCACAAACGTGAAGGAGTCTGCTAACTACACCTGCACAGCTGCCAGCGATCTCGGAATCATCGAAGTCACGACGATGGTGAAAGTTCAAG CCTTGCCGAGTGCTCCGGAGAACGTTCAAGTGTCCGACATCACCGCCACTTCGGTGAAGCTCACATGGTACTACAAAAATCCGGAGGAAGTGCAATACTACGTGATTCAACATAAGCCGAAGCACGTGCAACAAGCCGAAGCCGAAATATCGGGCATCACTACCATGTACTATCATGTTCGGAGTCTGAGCCCTTACACCGAGTACGAGCTTACCGTGACAGCCGTGAACGCCATTGGGCGTGGTCCCGCGAGTGCCCCTGTGACAGTCACCACTGGAGAAACGA CGGAATCGACAAATGGAGGTACCA AACCCGGTACTGCACCACGGAAGGTGGTCGCCCGCCCATTGAGCTCCAGCACAATGGTCATACAATGGGACGAGCCAGAAACGCCAAACGGACAAGTGACG GGATACAAAGTATATTATACGACGGATCCGAATCAACAAATGGCCTCTTGGCAGTACCAGCTGGTGGACAATAGCCAGCTAACCACGATCTCGGATTTAACGCCGCACACGATATACACGATTCGAGTGCAGGCGCTGACAAGCGTCGGTCCCGGTCCGCTGAGTACACCTGTTCAGATAAAGACGCAACAAGGGGTACCGAGTCAACCGGAAATGTTGACCGCGGTAGATATCGGAGAGACGAAAGTAACACTCCAGTGGAACAAACCTACTCATAGCGCGGAGAATATCCTCAGCTATGAGTTGTACTGGAACGATACTTACGCGCAG GAGAAGCATCATCGAAGGATACCAGTCACCGAGAACTACACGCTGACAGGCCTGTATCCGAACACGCTGTATTACGTTTGGTTGGCTGCGCGGAGTCAAAGGGGCGAAGGAGCTACAACGATACCATATCCGGTTCGCACGAAACAGTACG TCCCCGGGGCTCCGCCTCGCAATGTAAGCGGACAAGCGATCAGCCCGACCTCCATATTGGTAACATGGGAACCACCGCCtgccgatcgatcgaacgGGAGGATCGCGTACTACAAGCTGCAAGTCGTCGAGAGCGGACGCTCCGACTCGGAGGCGAAAGTTATCAAACTGAATGACACGCGATTCGTGTTGGACGAACTGAAAAAATGGACCGAGTACCGGATTTGGGTATTGGCCGGGACCAGCGTAGGTGATGGACCTCCGAGTTATCCTATCTCGGTCAGAACTCACGAGGACG TGCCGGGTCATCCTCAAAACGTGACGGTAACACCGATCAATTCGACCACGATACACGTGAAATGGAGACCGCCCACGTCGAAAGAACAAAACGGTGTGATAAGAGGTTATCACATACACGTGCAGGAAATGAGAGAAGAG GGAAAGGATCTGTTGAACGAGCCGATACGACGCGATGTGCAAGAAGACGGCGTGCTGGAAGTGAACATTACCGGGTTGCAACCTGACACCACGTACTCTGTACAAGTAGCGGCTCTAACGAGAAAAGGAGACGGTGATCGTTCGCCGCCAGAAACTGTCAGAACTCCCGGAGGTGTACCCAATAGACCTCATGTTAACGTGAA ACTTTTGTCCAAAGATCCCGACGTGGTTGAACTCGAGTGGTCGCAGCCTACGCAAACGTACGGCGACGTGTTGGGATATAGAATAAGATACGGAATTAAGAACCAAACGCTCAAGGAAGAGTACATTCCAGGAAACCGTCAACATACTTACAAGATCACTGATCTTG AGGAACGAGGGGTGGATTACGAGTTTAGGGTGGCTGGTCAAAACGCGATCGGATTCGGTCAGGAGACGGTGCGATTCTGGTACAGTCCCGAAGGAGAACCAACTGGCCCACCGACGAATTTATCCTACTTTTTCCAAACTCCGGACACTGTGTGTGTGACGTGGGATCCGCCTCTGCGACAGCACAGAAACGGACAGATCACCGGTTACGATGTTCAATTCAACAAGAAGAACGATCACTCTACAACCATCAACAGGAATACGACCAAGACGAGAGCAGTTTTCACGAATTTGGAGGAAAATACGGAGTACGTGTTTCACGTGAGAGCGCACACGTCTAGGGGGAGCGGGCCATATTCGGAAAAGATCACGATCATAACGGAGAAAGATATTGGCCGGGCACCGATGTCGGTAAAAGCGGTGGCCACGTCGGACACGAGCGTGGAAGTTTGGTGGGAACCGGTACCTAACCGTGGAAAGATACTTggatatcaaatattttacacaacAACCGCTGTCGAGGACCTAGACGAGTGGAAGCAAAAGACTGTTGGTCTCACCGAGTCGGCGGAACTTGTCAACTTGGAGAAATTTACTCAGTACGCGATCACGGTGGCAGCGAAATACAAGACTGGCCTTGGAAGACTCAGCGAGAAGGTAACCGTCAAGGTGAAGCCGGAGGACGTGCCTTTGGATCTAAGGGGACCGGACTCGTCCACGCACTCCATGACGCTTACCTGGAAACCGCCTATCAAACTGAACCCCATGAACTACAAGGTCTCGTTCGATGCTGTGAAAGAGTTCGTAGATTCACAAGGTATCACGCAAACGCAGATCGTGCCACGCAGACAGATACTCTTGGATCCTAGCGTGACGAAGACCACGATCAACGAACTGCAACCGTTCACCACGTACAACGTGAATGTGAGCGCGGTGCCAAGAGATGGTCAATACAGGCCACCGGCTAAGATCACCATTACTACGCAAATGGCAGCTCCGAAGCCTATGGTCAAGCCTGATTTCTATGGTGTGGTTAATGGAGAGGAGATTCAAGTGATCCTACCTCAGGCCTCCGAAGAATATGGATCGATttcgcattactatttgatcgTCGTGCCCGAGGACCCGTCAACAGCGAATAAACAACCCGACGAATTAACCGAGGACATGATCGCGGGAAAAGGGGCTAAGGAAAGGGAGAATGCTCCTTATATCGCTGCCAAGTTTCCACATAGAGATATTCCGTATACGTTCCATCTTGGCAGCGGAGATATATACGAGGGTTATGAAAATCGTAAACTTGAGAAGAGTAAACGATACAGGATCTTTGTGCGTGCTGTTGTCGACACACCGAGGAAG CATTTGTACACTTCGTCGCCCTTCTCCGAGTACCTGTCTCTCGATATGAGGGAAGTACCTCCTGGCGAGCCACCACGACGTCCCAATCCGAATACCCCGGTGGATGGAAATCCAGAGGTATCGGTGAAAACCAGCGGCGAAGAACCAGGGTTGCTGAAGGTGGTCTGTCCGATAATAGCTGCATTGATACTCTGCGTAATTCTCATCATTATCTACATTATTAGAAA ACGAAGACAACCCTGCAAAGCACCCGATCAAGCAGCAGTCACCCGACCATTAATGGCCGCTGACATCAGTTTGAATCACGCTCCATCCGATCCAGTCGAGATGCGCCgtttaaatttccaaactcCTGGCATGGCTTCTCATCCTCCAATTCCGATCAGCGAACTAGGAAACCACATCGAGCGCCTAAAAGCGAACGACAATCTAAAGTTCAGTCAGGAGTACGAGTCGATCGAGCCTGGACAACAATTCACTTGGGACCATTCCAACATGGAAATAAACGCTTCGAAGAATCGTTACGCGAACGTGATCGCCTACGATCATTCAAGGGTGATTCTGCAGACTATAGATGGCATGTCGGGCACAGATTACATAAACGCCAATTACTGCGACGGATACAGAAAACAAAATGCGTACGTAGCTACGCAAGGGCCTCTTCAAGAGACGTTTGGAGATTTCTGGCGAATGTGTTGGGAATTAAGATCGAGCACGATCGTGATGATGACAAAGCTGGAGGAACGAACGAGGATTAAGTGCGATCAGTATTGGCCTAGTAGAGGTTCTGAAACTTACGGTTTGATGACTGTGACGATCACCGACGTTCAAGAGCTGGCCACCTACTGCATTCGAACATTCCAAATATCCAGAGCGGGTTATTCCGAGAGACGCGAAATAAAGCAATTGCAATTTACGGCCTGGCCTGATCACGGTGTACCCGAGCATCCTGCGCCGTTCTTGCAGTTCTTACGCAGGGTCAGATCCCTAAATCCACCGGAAAGCGGACCGCTGATCGTGCATTGTAGCGCCGGTGTTGGAAGAACGGGTTGCTTCATCGTCATCGATTCGATGCTCGAAAGGATCAAGCACGAAAAGATGATCGACATCTATGGCCACGTGACTTGTCTACGAGCTCAAAGAAACTACATGGTCCAAACCGAGGATCAATACATTTTCATCCACGACGCGCTTTACGAGGCGGTGATCTGTGGCAACACAGAGGTGCCTGCCAGAAACTTACATTCCCACATCCAGAAGCTGATGCAGCCAGAGATCGACAATATCACTGGTATGGAACTGGAATTCAAGAAACTGTCCAACATCAAGGTAGATTCGTCGCGATTCATCTCAGCGAACCTTCCCTGCAACAAGCATAAAAATCGCTTGGTGCACATATTGCCCTACGAGTGTACCAGAGTATGCCTGCAGCCACAACGTAACATCGAAGGATCGGATTATATCAACGCCAGTCTCATCGATGGATATCGATACCGAGGTGCTTATATCGCCACTCAAGGACCCCTCTGCGACACCACAGATGATTTCTGGCGTATGCTGTGGGAGCATAATTCTACGATCGTGGTCAtgttaacgaaattaaaagagatGGGCAGAGAGAAATGCCATCAGTACTGGCCGTCCGATAGGTCAATTCGTTATCAATGCTTTGTGGTTGATCCCATCGCGGAGTACAACATGCCTCAGTACATTTTGCGAGAATTCAAAGTGACGGATGCGAGAGACGGAGCGAGTCGTACAGTCAGACAGTTCCAGTTCATCGACTGGCCTGAACAGGGTGTTCCAAAGTCCGGTGACGGGTTCATCGACTTTATTGGACAGGTGCacaaaacgaaagaacaaTTTGGTCAAGATGGACCGATAACTGTACATTGTAGCGCCGGAGTTGGAAGAACAGGCGTTTTCATCACCCTGAGCATTGTATTGGAACGTATGCAGTATGAGGGAGTCGTTGACATCTTCCAAACGGTCAGAATATTGCGCACGCAACGACCTGCTATGGTTCAAACCGAG GACCAATACCAGTTTTGCTATCGCGCCAGTTTGGAATATTTGGGTTCTTTCGATCATTACGCCAACTGA